A window of Oxobacter pfennigii contains these coding sequences:
- a CDS encoding YbaK/EbsC family protein: protein MGTKEVRQFFLERSLPDPVFELSDSGATVDLASKTLGVEPGLIAKTLAFKLKDRNILIVMSGNCRIDNKKFKQYFGIKAKMLEHDEVSDITGHPVGGLTPFGLKNGLEIYLDISIKEFKFVYPAAGSKTAALKISPSLMQELTDAIWVDICQ, encoded by the coding sequence ATGGGTACGAAAGAGGTAAGACAATTTTTTCTTGAGAGAAGCTTACCGGATCCTGTATTTGAACTTTCTGACAGCGGTGCAACTGTGGATTTGGCTTCAAAAACCTTAGGAGTTGAACCCGGGCTAATTGCCAAGACACTTGCATTTAAACTGAAAGACAGAAATATTTTGATAGTTATGAGCGGTAATTGCCGAATAGACAATAAAAAATTCAAACAATACTTTGGTATTAAAGCAAAGATGCTTGAGCACGATGAGGTTTCAGATATTACCGGCCATCCTGTAGGAGGGTTGACACCTTTCGGATTAAAAAATGGACTCGAAATCTATCTTGATATTTCCATCAAAGAATTTAAATTTGTATATCCTGCTGCCGGTTCAAAAACAGCAGCATTAAAGATATCTCCGTCACTTATGCAGGAGCTTACGGATGCAATTTGGGTTGATATATGCCAGTAA
- a CDS encoding homoserine dehydrogenase, which translates to MDKVRIALLGLGNVGKGVWKILNTNIEEIKKRSGYEIEVSKILVRDLNKDRSISIPPGILTANPDDILNDNSVKIVVELLGGMDPAKDYILRSIENKKHIVTANKLLIATAGEELFSAAYEKGVQLCFEASVGGGIPIIKNITESLTANKIEEIIGIVNGTTNYILSKMADDGVNFQNALKEAQINGLAEADPTSDVEGYDALYKLLILASLAFDTKIDVNTIHREGIRNIESIDIKYAQELGYAIKLLAVARDKGDKLELKVHPAMVPAFHALSNVKDSFNAILIKGNAAGDLMFYGRGAGDLPTGSAVVGDIISILRNKRDLPFKRLFKNDTIQKKVCSAEEVVSSYYIRASAGNIPHVFDKIKSIFAENDINILNIIKNVESQNTVYFALKTGCTSKTNLDKALNKIMDIHYVDKVENIIRIEDLY; encoded by the coding sequence GTGGATAAGGTAAGGATAGCACTATTAGGTTTAGGCAATGTGGGGAAAGGTGTATGGAAAATATTAAATACAAATATTGAAGAAATTAAAAAACGCTCCGGGTACGAGATAGAAGTTTCAAAGATACTTGTCAGAGACCTTAATAAGGACAGGAGTATTTCAATACCTCCAGGGATATTGACTGCAAATCCGGATGATATATTAAATGATAACAGTGTAAAGATTGTCGTAGAATTATTAGGCGGAATGGACCCTGCCAAAGATTATATACTAAGATCAATTGAAAATAAAAAGCATATTGTTACAGCAAATAAGCTTCTGATTGCCACTGCAGGAGAAGAACTCTTTTCTGCCGCTTATGAAAAAGGGGTACAACTATGTTTTGAAGCAAGTGTCGGCGGCGGTATACCTATAATTAAAAATATAACCGAAAGTCTTACTGCCAATAAAATCGAAGAAATTATAGGTATTGTAAACGGCACAACAAATTACATTCTTTCTAAGATGGCCGATGATGGAGTGAATTTCCAGAACGCTTTAAAGGAAGCACAAATAAATGGACTTGCCGAGGCAGATCCTACTTCCGATGTGGAAGGCTATGATGCTTTATACAAGCTTTTAATATTAGCTTCCCTTGCTTTTGATACAAAAATTGATGTTAATACAATCCACAGAGAAGGAATTCGAAACATTGAATCAATAGACATTAAATATGCACAAGAATTAGGGTATGCAATCAAGCTTCTGGCTGTTGCCAGGGATAAAGGTGATAAATTAGAGCTTAAGGTTCATCCGGCAATGGTGCCTGCTTTCCACGCACTTTCAAATGTTAAGGATTCCTTTAATGCAATCCTAATTAAGGGGAATGCCGCAGGGGACTTGATGTTTTACGGAAGAGGGGCAGGAGATTTGCCAACCGGCAGTGCAGTAGTGGGAGATATAATATCCATATTGAGAAATAAAAGGGATTTACCCTTCAAAAGGCTGTTTAAAAATGATACTATTCAAAAGAAGGTCTGCTCTGCTGAAGAAGTCGTATCATCATATTATATCAGGGCTAGTGCCGGGAATATTCCCCATGTTTTCGATAAAATAAAATCCATATTTGCAGAAAATGATATCAATATTTTAAATATTATTAAAAACGTTGAATCTCAGAATACTGTTTATTTTGCGTTAAAGACCGGCTGTACGTCAAAAACAAATTTAGATAAAGCTTTAAACAAGATAATGGATATTCATTATGTTGATAAAGTTGAAAATATAATAAGGATAGAAGATTTATATTAA